The DNA segment TAAGTTTGCACGGAGACATGCAGCTATGCTTTGCCATATGTGCCAGAATTCGCATCTTTTAAAACGTTCGTAAATTGCGAACGCGCAAGTAAGATATTCCGGCTGGCGAAAGGTTCATAATCGCAAGTTACGAACGCGtaggtttaatttttttgtctgACCAAAAGGGTCATAATAACGAGTTGGTAAATTACATAAGCGTTTATAAATTGCATGCACGTTGAATTGTCGTGCAAAAAATTATCTGCGTTGGCCAAACAGGTCACACTATTGGTTCACGCCTGTAAATTGCAATCCTGTTGAAAATTAGAGAGCACTGTTTTTTGTCAACGAGTACACGAATTACGGACACGTTCACAATCTACAATTGTGTATAATAATAACCCGTTCGGCCGACAGAGCTATGCTTTTATTACACGATAGTTTAGTGTGCATGTAATTTGTGAACGCGTTGTTATGAAGCTTTCGGCGAGGCAAAATATCGTACTTTCGCGTTCGTAAATTGTCATCGCGTTCGGAATTTACGTGCACGCTGAATAAGGCGCATTCTGACACGTATGGTTAATCATATGCAGCAGCCTATTTTCGACGATTTTGTCGACCTGGTAGTCAGTACTGTTAGTCAATTGATAAGGATTTTGATCAGAACAAGGCACATTTCTCTTGACAGTGAAGACAATTAAACGAATTTGCGCTTCTTAGCACAAACTGAGCGTTAAGAACTAACGTAAAACGTAAAAAGTAAtgttaaaacattaaaaataacgTAAAAACTAACGTTAAAACGTTAAAACTAACGTAAAAGCTAACGTTTTTACACTTAATGTCTAAAAACGTCTTAAGGTCGCCTTTAAAAATAGCTTATTCTTACAATAAAATTCCCAAAGCAATTTTAGCAAAACCACGCGTTTCATGCAGATGGTGATAAAGCGAGCCTGTACCGTACCGAGGAGCGTTCATGCCCTTGCATGTTGTTGGAGAAAAATACATgctttgttacgtcactatAGTGGTGTGTTTGTCGTCCTGTGTTACGATTCAAGCAGTGTTGAACCAACGACCCAGCAGTTGCGGCCTAAATCGGTTTAAGTTTGCTTCTGAAAAATCGAACCCGAAACTCGAGCTCATTTGCTTCATTTCTTTCAACCTAAACTGATCCTGAATCCCTACAAATGGGATAAGGACATATTAACCGGAGATGGTAGTGTGTCATCTCGACTCTGATCATTTCTTCAATGATGTCATTTTCCCGAAACAATTGAAATGGTGTTACAAAGCTCATTTACGTAGGCTTTTTAGGATCGAATcgccaataaaagtttttattttggtggCAGAGAAAACgttatgttaaatttttaaccgAGTTTGTTCAATCCGTTAAGATTGAATATTTGGCAATATTTTGAATCTTACTTATAACCTGCAACTCTCGCTCGAAtaagttaaacaaacataaagtCAGTTCTGGTGAAATGTCAATGTGGCTACGGCCTAAAAATAGCATATCAGTAACTTATCGGTCATCAGGAAAGATCGGtcatttattcattttgttaaatatgatcattgtttttttgcaatgctttgtgcaaatttttttgtcgtTAATCAAGCAACGATTATAGCAAATGAGAAGTCGCAAAAACGAAGAAACTGTGATTAATGAGAAGAAGGAACAACATAAAAATGCTAACtggtttttacaaaatttaaagacGGAAGAGGACAATGGTTCGACACCAAGCGCtccaagaaaaaattttcgaTCTGATTCTGGATCATCACAACAATGCTTTGgctaaatttataaaaaatccACTCTGATTTCAGTAACTATCATTGGTTGAATTTTTATGATAGATTaattgttttcacaaaaaccattgttattttttttattctaaatttgtaaaatcgATTCGAATCATTCTTGGCAGAATCGTTCTTTAGCGACGCTTTgcgttttaatttaaaatactagTCGCCGCAAGCGGCGCTCAAGCAACACTTTCtagttgttttgttgttggaAACGAGCAGCTGCTTTTTCATTTCAGGAAGCAATCAAGCAGCAAGCCGAGCTAATGAACCGATGCAGTCATATTGCGCGCTGCAACAGTCGAAGATGGAAGGCTTCTTTTGTCTTGATCAGCTTACGTTAGTACGTAACACTGTATGCGTGATTTAGTAAATTTTGGTGCTAGGTCTATTAGTCTATAGCTGAAGAATAGAAGTTAAATTGCAGGTCTTTTCCAAAAACCTAATTGAGAAACTAATATCGAGCAAGACGAAATGTATTAAATTCTTGAGTCTAGTGTGGTCTTTATATGGTATCGGCATTTTTACTTCCTAACTTAGCTTCTGCGTTTTGCTTTTAGACGGAACAAAAGCAAATTTGAGTTTACTTAAGAAATACTGTAAAAAGATATTTCAAACAGTTGAATATTTGTTTTGATATGAAATATTGATATGATTGATATTCTGAAAAGGACATGTCTTCCTTCTAACTGAGTAGGTCTGTTCATGCTTTCAATGTGTACAATCTGCTGATGTGTGCAATTAGATTTGACTATGATGCTGTGAAGTGTAGTGTGCCTAATCTACTGATTCACCAATTAATAGACTAATCATTTAGAGCCGTCAGAGACAGGTAGCATTGATTAGACTCTTTTTCTGCCACCCGCCAATTTGAAATAGGTGCATCAATATGACACCAGACAACATAGTAAGATCTATTGTGAAAATTGCAGCTTGAACAGCTGTACAGTATGACTCATAATTCTTGGTGCTTTCTATTATTAAATGTGTCAGTAGGTTCGATGATTTTATATATACAGAATATGCTGATTATTATGTGTACACAAATTGTGGACCAAATTATACAAATGTGATTCAGTGATTTATCACATTTGGGATATTAAAATGTGTTCATCTTTGTACCATAATCCTCTTAGTTCAATTATTGTAAAAGGAGCATACAAGATAACAAACGACTCAtcaaagtttgattttgtaatttagaCGCTAGATTTTAATCTGTATTTTCCTAATGTTTATTCTCAGTGACATCCACGTTAATTTTACACTGGTTAAAATTACAATCTCagagtttaatttttttggatttCCGTGCAATCATATGACGCTTTAATTTTACAGCAGGAATCTGCAGTAAAACCTACTTTTATGCAAATAGATCAGGAATATGGTTTACACAAAGGTGTCTGTCTGATTTCAAACATTAACTAATTGTTAATTAATTGCCTGCTGCAGTGACAGTAGCAATTGATTTGTTTCAACATCAGGGAATTATGTCGTTGTTGCACAAGAAGTCTGTCAAGTTTTTTGCCCATGCACTCCTGCTGCTCTTGATCAGTTTCCCTCAGCCAAGCTGGCAGATTTTGAGCATCCATCGAACAGGTCGCTCTACAAAATATCCTCCAACAAATACATCGTTTGAGAGTTTAGAAGAAATTCACCAAGACTTTGTAAAAGAAGACAAAGACAAAAATGAGGATTTTTCATCAAGCTCGGAAGTTCTGACTAACATTTACTCAAGACGAGACGCGTGGCTTTTCAGCGTTTTAAGCGCCGTCTTAGTCGGACTCAGCGGCATCGTCCCACTGCTCATATTACCCAAAGTTGAAAATGAGATCGTCCTCGACAAAAAAGGTGACGTATTGAGAATTTTTTCTGCCCCTTTATCACTTTTGATTATTTCGTTAGTTCCAATTAACATTAGTTTCACCATCACCTGCTACTGAACAGGATTCGTCCTGCAGCTTGTTGTTACTGCTGTTTGTGTTTACTGTTTAcagtgtttttgttatttctatATATGTTAACGACTGCAGCACAGGTGCAGTGTTCCCAGTGCTTTGGTTCTACTGGTGTTTTTAATGCTTAAATCCTGTAGAAGGTAGATGACATTGTAGAAACTGCACACCAATATTGTAACACTAGTAGTGCTGTAAATCTGAATACTTAGAGGTGACACTTTGCAACAtggttaaaatgtaataactaataagcaTGTATCGAGAAGTGAAGCATTTGGCACAGTTGGTTTGTGTTTAGGAATACTTGGTTGAAATTGTCTTATATTTCACCAACTATGGTTGCTACTAGCACTTAATGACAACTTCGTATCAATATGAATCTATTCAGCAAGTCAGCATTACACATCCCCTAttagtaggcctaccataGCACACGGTATAGACATAAAGAAAAATGTCCAGATAAACcataaaactttaaagtatAAGTACCGAGTTTACTGAGGGCtgtaaaattcaaacaatagTTGTAAACTGCTTCCATTCTATTCTAGCTGGTGGTGCACGACTGAAAAGGTTGTTAAGTTTCGCAGTCGGCGGACTTCTTGGAGACGTATTCCTACACCTCTTGCCCGAATCTTGGGAGCATTTGGAAGTGGTTAGCCCAGGTAAGGATTCTAAGGAAACATGTCGGCTATGTAACAATTTAATGGAGGTTGTCTGCCAGCAGTGGGGTGGATAGCTGGTTAATGATAATTATAATCATAAACAAGTGAAAAGgttatgaaaataataaattgactAAACGGTCCTTGTTGCTTTGCTGTGGTAATAGTTTAAGTTTCCTTTATATGAGTTGTTTGCTACCTTATTATAGCACACACATAGGCATTTAAACAGCTGTCTTTGTTTGACATAACTTTCAATGAAGGaaaaaattatgcaaacaATAACGCATAAGTGTTGGTATGCAGGGCATGGTTAGTTATTTAAACGATTAATCAATCAGATTTGCTTAACCACCGCAAGCTACTAAGTTAGTTTATTTCCCCTCAAGAAGGAAATAGAATGCAGAGACCACATGTTTGTCCATTCGTTCTACTTTGGGAGATATCTGTTGcaatttcttaaaatattttgtttcctaCCCAGATGGTAGCTACGATCATTGGCCAATGATATGGAATGGATTATGGATCCTTGCGGGCTTGATAAGTTTCTGTACCCTAGAGAAAATATTCCCTGATTTTGAAGCAAGCAACAACAACGGCAGTAATGCTGATCACTCTGGCAAAGATATCGTGGTACATGGCACCATCATGATATGCCTCATTCTGCTTTTTGTACCATGCTTCACAAGCATTGCTGTTGTTTAGAGCTGCTATTTAGTTGTCATATTTTGTCTGCGAAAGCTTCCTATCTAATCAcatgattttgttattttgtttgtgagCAGAAACTTTGCAACATGAAtggcaacaacaacaaagtcatGAATGGGTCAATTAAGAATGGTCGACACTGTTCAAATGGAATCAGTAATGGTCATGCCCATATTCAATCCAAGCCTTTGCAAAAGCAACCAAAGATTAAGGTGAAATCTTTATTTAGTTTCtttgaaatgattgtttgcTTAAAACCTGGCCAATTCACAATCACAAGTGCGTTGTTAGCTGAATTAAAAGGGTTatagtttttgcaaaacttaagGCCGTTTTGTTAATATACAACTTAAATGAATTTAACAGCCTATAACAGGCCTGACACTATGCGTGATATTTAACATTCTGGTGATAAGTGACACGGGTGAAGTAAATATCAATTTAATGCTTATCTTCACAGATGAGCGGTTACCTCAACTTACTGGCAAACTGCATTGACAACTTTACTCATGGCCTGGCTGTAGGTGGCAGTTACCTGGTCAGCTGCCGCGTAGGATTTGTGACGACATGCGCCATTCTTCTTCACGAAATTCCACACGAGGTGCCAATGATAAACAGAAgagttaatttttcttttaatgttgtgaATGATTTATTGATCATTGATCAGTTACAAAATAAGGGCAATGACCTACATATTGCCCGTATCTTAAATGGTAGCtgttttgttattgtatttcTCGCTTGTGAATTTTTAGAAGTAAACAAGCTTAGCAAAGCGTCAGCTAAAGAGTCATAATTACCGGTCTTGATATTAGGTCGGTGATTTCGCGATCCTTTTACGAGCCGGCTTCACCAGATGGCACGCGGCTAAGCTACAAGTTCTCACCGCGACCGGAGGATTAGTTGGGGTTTTTGTGGCGTTGTTAGCTGAGTCAGCTAAGAAAGCAGGTCAGTATTTGTTTAACGAATGACATGACGAAATACTGCGGTGTTGCGTAACAGGCGCCATTAAACTTGCTGTCACTGCATTAACTATTTACATTTCGGGTCAAGTAAAGTAACACATGCCTCTATCTATCTCAATGAAagaattatgacgtaatattgCCGCCTATTTTCCATTGTGACGTGAGCTGGCAAAACATAACCAGGCTCAACATCTCTTGTACTAGAAACGTGTGAATGGAATGTGcttcaaatttttgtaatcAATAGCTCATAGTGCAGCTAAACAAAAttagtttttcttgtaaaagGCGACCAAGTGGCCTGGATTCTACCATTCACGTCGGGCGGTTTCATCTACGTTGCCCTTTGCACTGTGCTACCAGATATTCTAAAAGAAACGTCAGCAAGGTGAGTTGCGTAACTAGTTCTACGAAGCTTTCATTGTCACTGCAGGACAACGTCCACTTCATGTTCGCTTGTCGCCTTCTAATTGCGTCATATTTACTTTAACGTCGTTTTGCACATCTACTGGTTTTGCTGAAGTCATTCCACTGAGCTTTATTTAACTGTTGCAGAGAATCAGTTGCGCAGGTATTCCTCGTTGTACTCGGAATAGTTGTGATGTATGGTGTCAGTTTCATTGGATGAATGCTTCTGTACCGGCGTTTTGTGTTCGTTGTTTCTATGCAAATTATGGAGAAGATTGTTTCTGTTATCTTCGTGCATATTTCCATTTGTGAGTCACTTTTGCGAACGATGCCTTTATATTGTAAACATATACATTAGTCCTTTGTGATGCCATACCCACGATACTCAACTCGGTGGGTTAAGATACCGACCACGATGCTATGACTTAACATAATATTGGTTTTCGTCGATGAGATTTATTAgcaatttttcttttgctaACAATCTCTAATAATTTTATCATGTAGTCCGGCTTCAGTGGAACGTCATCATTGATCACGATGACGTATTAACGATTAAACATACCAATGATCACGACTACTTTAATTAAACTCGAGATTACTTGACTTTTCATTCACAAGTGCAGCCAGAAATActtgttttttcatttaagtTGCTGTCTTGCCAGTAGAATATCATGTAGTAACTTGTTGCAGTTTTAATTCTTCGTTTTATACCCAACTTTTTAGACATATTTTTCACTTCTCCCATTTAACTGTGTTTTTTCACAGCAGTGTGTTAATTCTTTGTCAGCAGATCAAGGTCGTTTAATATAATCGTCCACAAATcaatttgtttgatttaaaatgtCAATCCTGCGAGACTGGCCACTGTAATTGATAATAAATCTCGTTTTCAAATGAGACACGATGACCATCTTACCATTTTTATCACACAATATTGTGCAGACCTTGCGTTTTTATCCTTCATTCTACTTACCTCTGTgagaaacaaattttacatTGTAACAACGTTGATGATAGGAGAAGCCTGTTTTTATAACAATGTATTCCAACTTGCGGTAATCACAGGGGTGTTACAATATAGCCTGTGCAGGTTTTACATAACTTCCTGCTATTTCTGGGGCCTGTTTGCATATTTCCTGGTTCCGAGCTACCCTGCGTTgtttgttatgtcataagGCCTATTGTGTACATAATGACAATATTATCAAACGAGTGAACTGCCTGTCTTAATGGAATTATTTTCATACTGTTTCATATCATTAACTTTTTGGTCTGTTGTAAGTTGTTTTACGTGCTATTGCGTTACAGCCTTCAGCATTTAGGAATCTTAGCAATCGTGCGGAGTTAATTGTATTAAAATTACTGTACGTTGTCCGCCGGGACTTGAACTTTCTGGTCTCGATCAAACTTTCTGTTGGAATTCAGCATGCATTTGATTTTCAAGTGGATTTTGATCACCACATTATATTGTATTCAAAATTTATACGCAATTTTGCATTGTTGCCTATTTGTCATCACAATCCAACCACTACATCGCGCAAATCGTGTCGTACTTTCCAGAACAATATTATTTCTTAGTCTGCAAAGTGAAAAGCCTGTTATCACcgattttaaagtttcaagaaattttctCTGTAATGTTTTTACACATCGAATAGCCTGTTTTTATGtgcaatgtaaatttttatgattaatGTTTCAGTTTTCCCGTGCTATGTTGCGCTGTTTTATTCTGTTATACCTGCCTCTAGATGGCGCAAATGCTCCTTTTTCCCGCCTTAGCAAGACTTGTGTGGGCGCTCGCTTCAAActtgtttgcttttctttgaTTCGTTTTCAGTTATAAATATCTTTTAAGCCCATGGCTCTCTTAGCATTTCTGCGACCAAATGTAATAAAGTTTGAATGAAGGACGCACATAAAGTTGTTTCATTGCTTTCATACGTCCTGGTTTGAAATCTAGAAAGGTATGTGTGTAACTTTGCTTCTGTTATAGATTATATTGGCAAGAAGCAGTGACGTAGCTAAACGATTGATTCAGGGGATTTAGTCCGACTCGAGGTCAAAGTTGAAATTAAAAGTGATGaatgcaaaaatgaaaaattttttgccgTTTCCAGGTCTTCCACAAATCTAATTTAGACCTTGCCCCGTTTCACGCTTCACTGAGatttgcgatagtaattcttcTGTGCATTGTGACgctacaaaaaagtttgaaagtatgtGGTTACATGACCCTGACGACATTTAATGTGATCTTCCCAGCAACAAAGTGCCTCAAAGGCTCCGGGCTATCAACTGAGACTCATCAAGGCAGTCGGTCGTTCTTGATTTTGTCTCCAGCCCAGGTTCTCTTCGATATAAACCGGCtgctgtttttaaaattttgcttcaacAAATCAACCTGCAGCGGGGTTGGTCTAATATCAAGCCGATATAGTTCGTGAGAGAACTCCGTAAATTGACGACATCGTACCGGCCGCATTCTGTCGCTGCCAAATTTGTGCCTGGAAATCTCAACATGGCCACTTTGGCCTAAGTCGTCTCCCGGTTAAGTACGCACCCGTTTA comes from the Clavelina lepadiformis chromosome 5, kaClaLepa1.1, whole genome shotgun sequence genome and includes:
- the LOC143459004 gene encoding zinc transporter ZIP13-like, translating into MSLLHKKSVKFFAHALLLLLISFPQPSWQILSIHRTGRSTKYPPTNTSFESLEEIHQDFVKEDKDKNEDFSSSSEVLTNIYSRRDAWLFSVLSAVLVGLSGIVPLLILPKVENEIVLDKKAGGARLKRLLSFAVGGLLGDVFLHLLPESWEHLEVVSPDGSYDHWPMIWNGLWILAGLISFCTLEKIFPDFEASNNNGSNADHSGKDIVKLCNMNGNNNKVMNGSIKNGRHCSNGISNGHAHIQSKPLQKQPKIKMSGYLNLLANCIDNFTHGLAVGGSYLVSCRVGFVTTCAILLHEIPHEVGDFAILLRAGFTRWHAAKLQVLTATGGLVGVFVALLAESAKKAGDQVAWILPFTSGGFIYVALCTVLPDILKETSARESVAQVFLVVLGIVVMYGVSFIG